One Equus caballus isolate H_3958 breed thoroughbred chromosome 17, TB-T2T, whole genome shotgun sequence DNA window includes the following coding sequences:
- the GRTP1 gene encoding growth hormone-regulated TBC protein 1 isoform X1, with product MEPSERAQAARDRVPRIDPYGFERPEDFDYAAYEEFFSTYLVILTRRAIKWSKLLKGSGRVQKSMTVKRYIRKGVPLEHRARVWMGVSGAQAQMDRNPGYYHRLLQGQRNDSLEEAIRTDMNRTFPDNVKFRKSADPCLQKTLYNVLLAYGHHNQGVGYCQGMNFIAGYLILITKNEEESFWLLDALIGRILPDYYSPAMLGLKTDQEVLGELVRTKLPAVAALMDGHGVLWTLLVSRWFICLFVDILPVETVLRIWDCLFNEGSKIIFRVALTLIKQHQALILEATSFADVCEKFKELTRGRFVTECHTFMQKIFSEPGSLSTSTITRLRERCRAKLLAQG from the exons ATGGAGCCCTCAGAGCGCGCGCAGGCGGCGCGGGACCGCGTCCCCAG GATTGATCCATATGGGTTTGAAAGGCCTGAAGACTTTGATTATGCAGCTTATGAAGAATTTTTTTCCACCTATCTGGTGATCCTCACTCGAAGAGCAATAAAATGGTCTAAACTTCTAAAGGGAAGTGGTAGAGTGCAGAAAAGTATGACAG TGAAGCGCTATATCCGGAAGGGTGTTCCCCTCGAGCACCGGGCCCGCGTCTGGATGGGAGTGAGTGGAGCCCAGGCCCAAATGGACCGCAACCCCGGCTACTACCACCGGCTTCTCCAGGGACAGAGAAACGACAGCCTGGAGGAGGCCATCAGGACAG ATATGAACAGGACCTTCCCGGATAACGTGAAATTCCGCAAGAGCGCGGATCCCTGTCTGCAGAAGACCCTGTACAATGTGCTGCTGGCCTATGGGCACCACAACCAGGGCGTGGGGTATTGCCAG GGCATGAACTTTATCGCCGGATACCTGATTCTCATAACGAAGAACGAGGAGGAGTCCTTCTGGCTCCTGGATGCGCTCATCGGAAGGATCCTGCCCG ATTACTACAGCCCCGCAATGCTGGGCCTGAAGACGGACCAGGAGGTCCTGGGGGAGCTGGTGAGGACCAAGCTGCCAGCAGTGGCGGCCCTGATGGATGGGCACGGTGTCCTGTGGACCCTGCTTGTGTCTCGATGGTTCATCTGCCTGTTCGTGGACATCCTGCCCGTGGAG ACGGTGCTTCGGATCTGGGACTGTTTGTTCAATGAAGGCTCGAAGATTATCTTCCGGGTGGCCCTGACCCTGATTAAGCAACACCAGGCTTTGATTTTGGAAGCCACCAGTTTCGCAGACGTTTGTGAAAAGTTCAAGGAGCTCACCAGAGGGAGGTTTGTGACCGAGTGCCACACCTTCATGCAG AAGATCTTCTCCGAGCCGGGCAGCTTGTCCACGAGCACCATCACCAGGCTCCGGGAGCGCTGCAGGGCCAAGCTGCTGGCGCAGGGGTGA
- the GRTP1 gene encoding growth hormone-regulated TBC protein 1 isoform X2 yields the protein MEPSERAQAARDRVPRIDPYGFERPEDFDYAAYEEFFSTYLVILTRRAIKWSKLLKGSGRVQKSMTVKRYIRKGVPLEHRARVWMGVSGAQAQMDRNPGYYHRLLQGQRNDSLEEAIRTDMNRTFPDNVKFRKSADPCLQKTLYNVLLAYGHHNQGVGYCQGMNFIAGYLILITKNEEESFWLLDALIGRILPDYYSPAMLGLKTDQEVLGELVRTKLPAVAALMDGHGVLWTLLVSRWFICLFVDILPVETVLRIWDCLFNEGSKIIFRVALTLIKQHQALILEATSFADVCEKFKELTRGRFVTECHTFMQIFSEPGSLSTSTITRLRERCRAKLLAQG from the exons ATGGAGCCCTCAGAGCGCGCGCAGGCGGCGCGGGACCGCGTCCCCAG GATTGATCCATATGGGTTTGAAAGGCCTGAAGACTTTGATTATGCAGCTTATGAAGAATTTTTTTCCACCTATCTGGTGATCCTCACTCGAAGAGCAATAAAATGGTCTAAACTTCTAAAGGGAAGTGGTAGAGTGCAGAAAAGTATGACAG TGAAGCGCTATATCCGGAAGGGTGTTCCCCTCGAGCACCGGGCCCGCGTCTGGATGGGAGTGAGTGGAGCCCAGGCCCAAATGGACCGCAACCCCGGCTACTACCACCGGCTTCTCCAGGGACAGAGAAACGACAGCCTGGAGGAGGCCATCAGGACAG ATATGAACAGGACCTTCCCGGATAACGTGAAATTCCGCAAGAGCGCGGATCCCTGTCTGCAGAAGACCCTGTACAATGTGCTGCTGGCCTATGGGCACCACAACCAGGGCGTGGGGTATTGCCAG GGCATGAACTTTATCGCCGGATACCTGATTCTCATAACGAAGAACGAGGAGGAGTCCTTCTGGCTCCTGGATGCGCTCATCGGAAGGATCCTGCCCG ATTACTACAGCCCCGCAATGCTGGGCCTGAAGACGGACCAGGAGGTCCTGGGGGAGCTGGTGAGGACCAAGCTGCCAGCAGTGGCGGCCCTGATGGATGGGCACGGTGTCCTGTGGACCCTGCTTGTGTCTCGATGGTTCATCTGCCTGTTCGTGGACATCCTGCCCGTGGAG ACGGTGCTTCGGATCTGGGACTGTTTGTTCAATGAAGGCTCGAAGATTATCTTCCGGGTGGCCCTGACCCTGATTAAGCAACACCAGGCTTTGATTTTGGAAGCCACCAGTTTCGCAGACGTTTGTGAAAAGTTCAAGGAGCTCACCAGAGGGAGGTTTGTGACCGAGTGCCACACCTTCATGCAG ATCTTCTCCGAGCCGGGCAGCTTGTCCACGAGCACCATCACCAGGCTCCGGGAGCGCTGCAGGGCCAAGCTGCTGGCGCAGGGGTGA